One window from the genome of Gemmatimonadaceae bacterium encodes:
- the hpt gene encoding hypoxanthine phosphoribosyltransferase, with protein sequence MGRSVKRIVFTEAQIAQRVHELGEEITAAYPDGELLVLGLLKGSFIFLSDLVRQVRRSLQVDFLVASSYGDGTSSSGAVRLLYDPETTLEGKHILLVEDIVDTGRTLNRLLELLKGRNPRSLEICALLHKHIAEELHHPTRFVGFDAPNEFLVGYGLDHAENFRHIPYIASLQ encoded by the coding sequence ATGGGTCGATCCGTCAAGCGCATCGTCTTCACCGAAGCGCAGATAGCGCAGCGCGTGCACGAGTTGGGCGAGGAGATCACCGCCGCGTATCCGGACGGCGAGCTGCTCGTGCTCGGGCTGCTGAAGGGGAGTTTTATATTTCTCAGTGATCTCGTCCGGCAGGTTCGGCGATCGCTGCAAGTGGATTTCCTCGTGGCGTCGAGTTACGGGGACGGGACCTCCTCGAGTGGGGCGGTGCGCTTGCTGTACGATCCCGAGACGACGCTGGAAGGGAAGCACATCCTGCTGGTGGAGGACATCGTGGACACGGGTCGGACGCTGAATCGTCTGCTGGAGTTGTTGAAGGGGCGGAATCCGCGGTCGCTCGAGATCTGCGCGTTGCTCCACAAGCACATCGCCGAAGAGCTGCATCACCCCACGCGGTTCGTCGGGTTCGACGCGCCGAACGAGTTCCTGGTGGGGTATGGTCTGGATCACGCAGAAAACTTTCGGCACATCCCGTACATCGCGAGCCTGCAGTAA
- a CDS encoding YggS family pyridoxal phosphate-dependent enzyme codes for MPFSDLPERVAEVRERIAAAVRRGGHGQAVTLIAVTKTHGPDAVAAAVAAGVPDVGENRVQEALPKMDAVSVAARWHLIGHLQRNKVKALPRFVLTHSLDRASLADAVDAYGRSSGLVFDVLVQVNVVGEASKGGYLPEALPTEAERLRGMAGLRVRGVMTMAPLDADEALLRRVFAGARGAREVLRAAGHDATGLSMGMSNDFEIAVEEGATCVRLGTILFGARAA; via the coding sequence ATGCCATTTTCGGACCTTCCGGAACGGGTGGCCGAAGTGCGCGAGCGGATCGCGGCTGCGGTGCGGCGGGGAGGACACGGTCAGGCGGTGACGCTGATCGCGGTCACCAAGACGCACGGACCGGACGCGGTGGCGGCGGCGGTGGCGGCCGGCGTGCCGGACGTAGGGGAAAACCGCGTGCAGGAAGCGCTGCCCAAGATGGATGCGGTGTCGGTGGCGGCGCGCTGGCACCTGATCGGTCATCTGCAGCGGAACAAGGTGAAGGCGCTGCCGCGATTCGTGCTCACGCATTCGCTGGACCGGGCCTCGCTGGCCGACGCGGTGGATGCCTATGGGCGGTCGTCGGGGCTGGTGTTCGACGTGCTGGTGCAGGTGAACGTGGTGGGTGAGGCGTCGAAGGGCGGGTACCTGCCGGAGGCGTTGCCGACGGAGGCCGAGCGTTTGCGGGGGATGGCGGGACTGCGCGTGCGAGGTGTGATGACGATGGCGCCGCTGGACGCCGACGAGGCGCTGCTGCGCCGGGTGTTCGCGGGGGCACGTGGGGCGCGCGAGGTGCTGCGCGCGGCGGGGCACGACGCCACGGGCCTGTCGATGGGCATGTCGAACGATTTCGAGATCGCGGTGGAGGAGGGCGCCACCTGCGTTCGTCTAGGGACGATCCTCTTCGGAGCGAGGGCCGCATGA
- the tilS gene encoding tRNA lysidine(34) synthetase TilS: MRESRLVRQVVGEVRRALASVDGPLVLAVSGGGDSMALLEAAAHAARGRIAVVATYDHGTGAAARRAVRVVRAACARLSLPMVCGGGTDLPRTEAAWRAARWKFLRGVAEAHGARIATAHTRDDHVETVLMRALRGSGARGLAGLHAESAVVRPFLSLDRGTVRAFVEQVGVPFVDDPANDSRRYLRNRVRLDLLPAMRRAHPGIDDELLDVSRGAAAVRRKLEARARQLSVVTTDGGLDVAASKLAGYSRESLAAAWPAMAARVGLTLDRRGTERVVAFTINGRVGRRVQVSGGWELHAGRERFELRRTGGDGLAELALRGVGRWGRWRFDAGPDRPDDPWTATLPADGELVVRRWRPGDRMIAAGATQARRVKRFLSDARISGARRVLWPVVVLDGTVVWIPGVRRGDAATARPGRPEVSYECEFDDRG, from the coding sequence GTGCGGGAATCCCGGCTGGTGCGACAGGTGGTGGGCGAGGTCCGGCGCGCGCTCGCTTCGGTGGACGGGCCGTTGGTTCTTGCCGTGTCGGGGGGCGGAGATTCGATGGCGCTCCTGGAGGCGGCGGCGCATGCGGCCCGCGGGCGGATCGCGGTGGTGGCCACGTATGACCACGGCACCGGGGCGGCGGCGCGGCGCGCGGTGCGCGTGGTGCGCGCGGCGTGCGCGCGGCTGTCGCTGCCCATGGTCTGCGGCGGCGGCACGGATCTGCCGCGCACCGAAGCCGCGTGGCGTGCGGCGCGTTGGAAATTCCTGCGCGGCGTGGCCGAAGCGCACGGGGCCCGCATCGCCACCGCGCACACGCGGGACGACCACGTGGAGACCGTGCTCATGCGGGCGTTGCGCGGGAGCGGCGCCCGCGGATTGGCGGGTCTCCATGCCGAAAGCGCAGTGGTCCGGCCGTTTCTGTCACTGGATCGCGGCACGGTCCGTGCGTTTGTCGAACAGGTGGGCGTGCCGTTCGTGGACGATCCGGCCAACGATTCGCGGCGCTATCTGCGCAATCGGGTGCGCCTCGATCTGCTGCCGGCCATGCGGCGGGCGCATCCGGGAATCGACGACGAGTTGCTGGATGTCTCGCGCGGGGCGGCGGCGGTGCGGCGGAAGTTGGAGGCGCGCGCGCGGCAGTTGTCGGTGGTGACGACGGACGGGGGGTTGGACGTTGCGGCCTCCAAGCTGGCCGGGTATTCTCGGGAATCCCTGGCGGCGGCGTGGCCGGCGATGGCGGCGCGGGTGGGGCTGACGCTGGACCGAAGGGGAACCGAAAGAGTCGTCGCGTTTACTATTAATGGTAGGGTTGGGCGCCGGGTGCAGGTTTCGGGCGGCTGGGAACTCCATGCCGGGCGCGAGCGGTTTGAGTTGCGGCGGACGGGTGGCGATGGACTGGCGGAGTTGGCGTTGCGGGGCGTGGGCCGCTGGGGCAGGTGGCGATTCGATGCCGGCCCGGATCGACCGGACGACCCGTGGACGGCCACCCTTCCGGCCGATGGAGAGTTGGTGGTCCGGCGCTGGCGGCCGGGCGACCGGATGATCGCGGCGGGCGCGACGCAGGCCCGGCGCGTGAAGCGGTTCCTGAGCGACGCCCGCATCTCGGGGGCCCGGCGGGTGCTGTGGCCGGTGGTGGTGTTGGACGGCACGGTGGTGTGGATTCCCGGAGTGCGCCGCGGCGATGCGGCAACCGCCCGGCCCGGGAGGCCGGAAGTGTCCTATGAGTGTGAGTTCGACGACCGCGGCTGA
- a CDS encoding DUF2723 domain-containing protein yields MLVVYAATLAPGVTFWDAGEFIAAAHSLGIPHPPGTPLFVLLLNVWARLFGTVLPYAVATNLFSAACAAAAAGTAAWLLASRRGMGMAAVAGAVCAAAMSTVWMNATETEVYSASLLLAMLTLAAAERSSRDDGYRWLALTAYLVALSVPLHLSALVATPAAIVLAAQRAEGIDIERAAMLGGVWLLTIGAGRVSLPLAAIGVVAVIAAAVALGVRRGARRAGGAAAALLGVSVVALSAVLFLLIRARFDPFINQGDPSTWAALSDAVARRQYDVAPLWPRQAPAWIQLANVGQYADWQVALGLGATVLPSVGRSIATVTFLALGVYGAARHRENDRRTWRALLVLLACGSLGVAAYLNLKAGPSIGAGVLPDSAPHEARERDYFFALAFWTWGLWAGYGAVALARRLRGREWMGLAFAGLPIALNWSAVSRRHQPEATLPTRWAASLLEATPRNGVLFAAGDNDTYPVWYAQEVLGVRRDVRVVTLPLIPAGWYRAELVRRGGLIPAAMVDAWDDDPALVGAEVARRALAGGRPVAASVYVDRPDREAIGRAWTDNGITFVLDSNAGATSPLAGLDTAMAAKLVTRLGPMGAAVRPSIDGVDDLFQSLLGCPSYVLERARGKVAAALDSTCNLR; encoded by the coding sequence ATGCTCGTGGTGTACGCCGCCACGCTGGCCCCAGGCGTCACGTTCTGGGACGCCGGCGAATTCATCGCCGCCGCGCACTCGCTGGGTATTCCGCACCCGCCCGGCACCCCGTTGTTCGTGCTCCTGCTCAACGTCTGGGCGCGGCTGTTCGGCACGGTGCTGCCGTACGCGGTGGCCACGAATCTGTTCTCGGCGGCATGCGCCGCGGCGGCGGCGGGCACGGCGGCCTGGCTGCTGGCGTCGCGCCGCGGGATGGGCATGGCGGCCGTGGCGGGCGCGGTGTGCGCGGCCGCGATGTCCACGGTGTGGATGAACGCCACCGAGACCGAGGTATACTCGGCGTCCCTCCTGCTGGCCATGCTGACGCTGGCCGCCGCCGAGCGCTCGTCGCGCGACGATGGGTATCGGTGGCTGGCGCTCACCGCGTATCTCGTGGCGCTGTCGGTGCCGCTGCATCTGAGCGCGCTGGTGGCCACGCCGGCGGCGATCGTGCTCGCGGCGCAACGCGCCGAAGGGATCGACATCGAGCGCGCGGCGATGCTGGGCGGCGTGTGGTTGCTCACGATCGGGGCCGGCCGCGTGAGCCTGCCGCTGGCGGCCATCGGCGTGGTCGCCGTCATCGCGGCGGCGGTGGCGCTCGGGGTGCGACGTGGGGCGCGCCGGGCGGGGGGCGCGGCGGCGGCGCTGCTCGGCGTGAGCGTGGTGGCGCTGTCCGCCGTGCTGTTCCTGTTGATCCGCGCGCGCTTCGATCCGTTCATCAATCAGGGCGATCCGTCCACGTGGGCGGCGCTGTCCGACGCGGTGGCCCGCCGCCAGTACGACGTGGCGCCTCTGTGGCCGCGACAGGCGCCGGCGTGGATCCAACTGGCGAACGTGGGACAGTACGCCGATTGGCAGGTGGCGCTGGGGCTCGGCGCCACCGTGCTGCCGAGCGTGGGCCGGAGCATCGCGACGGTGACGTTCCTTGCGCTGGGCGTGTACGGCGCGGCGCGGCATCGCGAGAACGATCGGCGCACCTGGCGCGCGCTGCTCGTGCTGCTGGCGTGCGGATCGCTGGGCGTGGCGGCCTACCTGAACCTCAAGGCCGGGCCGTCGATCGGGGCCGGCGTGTTGCCCGACTCGGCGCCGCACGAGGCACGCGAACGCGACTACTTCTTCGCGCTCGCCTTCTGGACGTGGGGATTGTGGGCCGGGTACGGCGCGGTGGCGCTGGCTCGGCGGCTGCGCGGGCGCGAGTGGATGGGGTTGGCGTTCGCGGGGCTGCCGATCGCGCTCAACTGGAGCGCGGTGTCGCGGCGCCACCAGCCCGAAGCGACGCTGCCCACGCGGTGGGCCGCGTCGCTGCTCGAGGCGACGCCGCGAAACGGCGTCCTGTTCGCGGCCGGCGACAACGACACGTATCCGGTGTGGTACGCGCAGGAGGTGCTGGGCGTGCGTCGCGACGTGCGCGTCGTGACGCTGCCGTTGATCCCCGCTGGGTGGTACCGCGCCGAGCTGGTGCGCCGGGGCGGGCTGATTCCGGCGGCGATGGTGGACGCGTGGGATGACGACCCCGCGCTGGTGGGAGCGGAGGTGGCGCGGCGGGCGCTGGCGGGCGGCCGCCCCGTGGCGGCGTCGGTGTATGTGGACCGTCCGGACCGCGAGGCCATCGGGCGAGCGTGGACGGACAACGGCATCACGTTCGTGCTCGATTCGAACGCCGGGGCCACGTCGCCGTTGGCGGGATTGGATACGGCCATGGCCGCCAAGCTGGTGACACGACTCGGTCCGATGGGCGCCGCCGTGCGGCCGTCTATCGACGGGGTGGACGATCTGTTCCAGTCGCTGCTGGGGTGTCCGTCGTATGTGCTGGAACGGGCCAGGGGGAAGGTGGCCGCGGCTCTTGATTCAACGTGTAACCTCCGGTAA
- the cdaA gene encoding diadenylate cyclase CdaA: MTVLETFRLMHPGWRDAIEIVIVAIVMYRVLLLFQRTRGIQILFGVLLLLAAYAVAWLFKLGMIVELLRLLFSYGVFALLVIFQPELRAALAHLGRTPMARFLPRIDAGEVADVIAEAVERLSQARLGAIIVMERKVPLDDYIETGSAMKARVSADLLVTIFTPHSPLHDGAVIVRRNTIVGAACILPLTQHAMRDRALGTRHRAALGIAEETDAVVIVVSEETAQIAVAAQGRLWRDVTPGYVRDRLAGVATEDGFEVPLSAASL; this comes from the coding sequence ATGACCGTTCTGGAGACGTTCCGGTTGATGCACCCCGGATGGCGCGATGCGATCGAGATCGTGATCGTGGCGATCGTGATGTACCGCGTGCTGCTGCTGTTCCAGCGCACGCGCGGCATCCAGATCCTGTTCGGCGTGCTGCTGTTGCTGGCGGCCTATGCGGTGGCCTGGCTGTTCAAGCTCGGGATGATCGTCGAGCTGTTGCGACTGCTGTTCTCCTACGGCGTGTTCGCGTTGCTCGTGATCTTCCAGCCGGAGTTGCGCGCGGCGCTGGCGCATCTGGGGCGCACGCCGATGGCCCGCTTCCTGCCGCGGATCGATGCCGGCGAGGTGGCTGACGTGATCGCCGAGGCAGTGGAGCGCCTGAGCCAGGCCCGCCTGGGCGCGATCATCGTCATGGAGCGGAAGGTGCCGCTGGACGACTACATCGAAACCGGGTCGGCGATGAAGGCCAGGGTGTCGGCCGATCTGCTGGTCACGATCTTCACGCCGCATTCGCCGCTCCATGACGGCGCGGTGATCGTGCGCCGCAACACGATTGTCGGCGCGGCGTGCATCCTGCCGCTCACGCAGCATGCGATGCGCGACCGCGCCCTGGGCACTCGGCACCGGGCCGCGCTTGGAATTGCCGAGGAAACCGACGCCGTGGTGATCGTGGTGTCGGAGGAGACGGCGCAGATCGCCGTGGCGGCGCAGGGCCGCCTGTGGCGCGACGTGACGCCGGGGTACGTGCGGGACCGCCTGGCCGGCGTGGCCACCGAGGACGGGTTCGAGGTGCCGCTGTCCGCGGCGTCCCTCTGA
- the ftsH gene encoding ATP-dependent zinc metalloprotease FtsH, translating to MPASTPPKQPKDGANWGRLSKTISFWILIILIPVALLQLSGGRSDQVPEISYTQYNNELARDNIKDITITAGKTGTGDFNQPVSVAGQDVKKFTVRYPVENSEAEVAKLNAKNVDIKAEDARPSILSMVMTFLPWLLFLGIYIFFFRQMQQGGAKAFSFGKSKAKLLTGDTPMVTFADVAGADEAKEELEEIIEFLRDPQKFTKLGGRLPKGALLVGPPGTGKTLLARAVAGEANRPFFSMSGSDFVEMFVGVGASRVRDLFEQGKATAPCIIFIDEIDAVGRHRGAGLGGGHDEREQTLNQLLVEMDGFESNDGVILIAATNRPDVLDPALLRPGRFDRQIVVDAPDLRGREGILKVHLRNKPIAPDVNVTTLARGTPGMAGADLANLVNESALLAVRRGHDKIFMTDLEEAKDKVMLGAERKSMVMKEDERRLTAYHEAGHAICGIKTPGNDPLHKVTIVPRGRALGLAFTLPEDDRVSITRLQIEAGLVMAFGGRAAEEIVFGHDRVTTGAASDIQKATSISRRYVTQWGLSDAIGPILVGDNEHDLFLGREIQHRREVSEQTAQLVDAEVKRVINRAFERAKATLHENVELLHLVAAALLERETLTRDDIAVLMRGETLPPLTPPPSLVVAPPMAAPIAAEPRAVNPPLLGGPEPSPA from the coding sequence ATGCCAGCATCGACCCCTCCGAAACAACCGAAAGACGGCGCCAACTGGGGCCGCCTGTCCAAGACGATCTCGTTCTGGATCCTGATCATCCTCATTCCCGTGGCGCTGCTGCAGCTCTCGGGCGGGCGGAGCGATCAGGTGCCGGAGATCTCGTACACGCAATACAACAACGAGCTCGCGCGCGACAACATCAAGGACATCACGATCACGGCCGGCAAGACGGGCACGGGTGATTTCAATCAGCCGGTGAGCGTGGCGGGGCAGGACGTGAAGAAGTTCACGGTGCGCTACCCGGTGGAGAACTCCGAGGCCGAGGTGGCGAAGCTCAACGCCAAGAACGTGGACATCAAGGCGGAGGACGCGCGGCCGTCGATCCTGTCGATGGTGATGACGTTCCTGCCGTGGCTGCTGTTCCTGGGCATCTACATCTTCTTCTTCCGCCAGATGCAGCAGGGCGGGGCCAAGGCGTTCTCGTTCGGCAAGTCCAAAGCCAAGTTGCTCACGGGCGACACGCCGATGGTGACGTTCGCCGACGTGGCCGGCGCCGACGAGGCCAAGGAGGAGTTGGAGGAGATCATCGAGTTCCTGCGCGATCCGCAGAAGTTCACCAAGCTGGGTGGACGGCTGCCCAAGGGCGCGTTGCTCGTGGGGCCGCCGGGCACCGGCAAGACGCTGCTGGCGCGGGCCGTGGCCGGTGAGGCGAACCGTCCCTTCTTCTCGATGTCGGGCTCCGACTTCGTGGAGATGTTCGTGGGCGTGGGCGCGAGCCGCGTGCGCGATCTGTTCGAGCAGGGCAAGGCGACCGCGCCGTGCATCATCTTCATCGACGAGATCGACGCCGTGGGCCGGCACCGCGGCGCCGGGCTGGGCGGCGGGCACGACGAGCGGGAGCAGACGCTCAACCAGCTGCTGGTGGAGATGGACGGCTTCGAGTCGAACGACGGGGTGATCCTGATCGCGGCCACCAACCGGCCCGACGTGCTCGACCCGGCGCTGCTGCGTCCGGGCCGGTTCGATCGGCAGATCGTGGTGGACGCGCCGGACCTCAGGGGGCGCGAAGGCATTCTCAAGGTGCACCTGCGCAACAAGCCGATCGCGCCCGACGTGAACGTGACGACGCTGGCCCGCGGCACGCCGGGGATGGCGGGCGCCGACCTGGCCAACCTCGTGAACGAATCGGCGCTGCTCGCGGTGCGCCGCGGGCACGACAAGATCTTCATGACCGACCTCGAGGAAGCGAAGGACAAGGTCATGCTGGGCGCCGAGCGCAAGAGCATGGTGATGAAGGAGGACGAACGCCGTCTCACCGCGTACCACGAGGCGGGGCACGCCATCTGCGGCATCAAGACGCCGGGCAACGATCCGCTGCACAAGGTGACGATCGTGCCGCGCGGGCGCGCGCTGGGCCTCGCGTTCACGCTGCCCGAGGACGATCGCGTGTCGATCACCCGCCTGCAGATCGAGGCGGGGTTGGTGATGGCGTTCGGCGGACGGGCGGCGGAAGAGATCGTCTTCGGCCACGACCGCGTGACGACGGGCGCGGCGAGCGACATCCAGAAGGCGACGTCGATCTCCCGCCGCTACGTCACCCAGTGGGGATTGTCCGACGCGATCGGCCCGATCCTCGTGGGCGACAACGAGCACGATCTGTTCCTCGGTCGCGAGATCCAGCATCGGCGCGAGGTGTCCGAGCAGACGGCGCAGTTGGTGGACGCCGAGGTGAAGCGGGTGATCAACCGCGCGTTCGAGCGGGCCAAGGCGACGCTGCACGAAAACGTCGAGCTGCTGCACCTGGTGGCGGCGGCGCTGCTCGAGCGCGAGACGCTGACGCGCGACGACATCGCCGTGCTGATGCGCGGCGAGACGCTGCCGCCGCTGACGCCGCCGCCGTCGTTGGTGGTGGCGCCGCCGATGGCCGCTCCGATCGCGGCCGAGCCGCGCGCGGTGAACCCGCCGCTGTTGGGGGGGCCGGAGCCGTCGCCGGCGTGA
- the folP gene encoding dihydropteroate synthase, producing MTDGRVWMVRGGALRLDRPRILGILNVTPDSFSDGGDFFSVDAAVARAEQMAAEGADVIDVGGESTRPQGAEPVDAAEEMRRVLPVIREIARRMPATLISVDTTKAVVAAAALVEGAHVVNDVSGGRLDERLPAVCAQHGAGLVVMHSRGTVRDMATYVHADYDDVVGEVAAELGARVEEARAAGVRAEAIVVDPGIGFSKRPAHSLAVLAGLPRLGALGRPILIGVSRKRFIGEITGVAAPAERVAGTIGANVAALMRGASLFRVHDVLANRQALDAAWAVLVAGDGAGADPYPMARERV from the coding sequence GTGACGGACGGGCGCGTATGGATGGTGCGCGGTGGCGCGCTCCGGCTGGACCGGCCCCGGATCCTGGGAATTCTCAACGTTACCCCCGACAGCTTCAGCGACGGGGGTGACTTTTTTTCCGTGGATGCCGCGGTGGCGCGCGCCGAGCAGATGGCGGCCGAGGGGGCCGACGTGATCGACGTGGGGGGCGAGAGCACGCGACCCCAGGGCGCCGAACCGGTGGACGCGGCGGAGGAGATGCGCCGGGTGCTGCCCGTGATCCGCGAGATCGCGCGGCGGATGCCGGCCACGCTGATCTCGGTGGATACGACCAAGGCGGTGGTGGCCGCGGCCGCGCTCGTCGAAGGCGCGCACGTGGTGAACGACGTGTCGGGGGGCCGGCTCGACGAGCGGCTGCCCGCGGTGTGCGCGCAGCACGGAGCGGGGCTGGTGGTGATGCATTCGCGGGGGACGGTGCGCGACATGGCCACCTACGTGCACGCCGACTACGACGACGTGGTGGGCGAGGTGGCGGCAGAGTTGGGCGCCCGAGTGGAGGAAGCGCGCGCGGCGGGCGTGCGCGCCGAGGCGATCGTGGTCGATCCCGGGATCGGATTCTCCAAACGCCCCGCGCACTCGCTGGCGGTGCTGGCCGGCCTCCCGCGCCTCGGCGCGCTGGGCCGTCCGATCCTGATCGGCGTTTCCCGCAAGCGATTCATCGGCGAGATCACGGGCGTCGCGGCGCCGGCGGAGCGGGTGGCCGGCACGATCGGCGCCAACGTCGCGGCGCTGATGCGCGGCGCGAGCCTGTTCCGAGTGCACGACGTGCTCGCCAACCGGCAGGCGCTCGACGCGGCATGGGCCGTGCTCGTGGCGGGCGACGGCGCGGGAGCGGACCCGTACCCCATGGCACGCGAGAGGGTATGA